The DNA sequence ATGACCGTGGTACACGGGATCAAACCGTGCCAGCGTGGTGAACAGCCGCACGTCCGCTTCGGTGATGGTGTCGCCCACCAGGTACCGCTGCTGCGAGAGGCGCTCCTCAAGCCAGTCCAAAGCGGTCCACAGCCGCTGGTACGCCGAATCGTAAGCCTCCTGCGATCCGGCGAAGCCGCAGCGATAGACGCCGTTATTGACCTCGGTGAACACCCGCTTATTCAGTTGGTCGATTTCTTCGCGGAGATGCACCGGGTAGAGCTCCGGGGCACCCGGCCGGTGGAACTCTGTCCACTCGGTCGAGAAATCGAGGGTGATCTGCGGGAAATTGTTGGTCACCACTTCACCACTGTGGACGTCGACGATGGCGGGCACGGTGATTCCCCTCGGGTACCCCGGGAAGCGCTTAAAGTAGGCTTCCTGCAGGCGCTCTATGCCCAGGACCGGATCCACTCCGCCCGGATCCAGGTCGAAGGTCCAGGAACGCGCGTCGTGGGTTGGCCCGGGCTGGCCCAGCGAAATGGCTTCTTCGAGCCCCAGCAGCCTGCGGACAATGACCGTCCGGTTCGCCCACGGGCAGGCCCTGGCGGCAATCAGGCGGTAGCGCCCTGCTTCCACTGGCCACCCCGGCTCGCCGTTGCTGCCGGGAGAAGCATCCCTGGTGATGCGGTCCTCTATGTAGTTGGTGTCCCGGGTGAATTCGGCTCCGCCTGTCACATAGGCGCCGCGGGTGCTGTGCCCGTTGGTGTGGTCGGTCGCTGCGGTGGTGCTTTCCGTTTCCTGGCTCATGCCACAAGCCTATGCGCCACCCCTGCGCCCTAGGCGCCTTGCAGCAGGATTACCGAGATGGGCTGCCAGGCCACCAGCCATGCGCCGGCGACCAGGAGCGTGAACAGGCCAATCCAGATTCCGGACGGAACAGACGTGGCACGGTACAGGAGATACGCGTCCGAACTGCTGAGACGGTCCCGGCGGCGGAGGTGGACGTGGGTGAGTTTGAGCAGGTCCCGCACCGCGGCGACGAGCAGCGCAAGGCCGAAAATGACGGCCACATGCCCCACGGCGGGAGGCGGCGCAAGGAAGGTGAGGGAGCCTGCTCCGCCGATGGCAGCGCCGGTGATGACGAATCCGGCAAGGTTGCGGAGGAACAGGAGCGTAGCGGCCAGCACCAGCGCACTGACGGCCATGGCGGCGGGTCCCCACCCGTTCAGCCCGCACCAAACAAAGGCGGCGCCCGCCAGGGCGGGCACGGGGTACCCCCAGAAGCAGGACCAGGCGGCGGCCAGCCTGCTTCTGCTGTAGGTGGTGGTGGTTCCGGAGTGGTCAAGCCGGAGGCGGATACCGGATAACCGCTGTCCGGAGGTCAGGGCAGCAAAAGCATGGCCAAGCTCGTGCGTCACCGTGGCGAGGAGGCCGAAGTAGCGCCAACTGCGCCGGGGGATGGACAGCCCGACGGCGGCCGCCACCGACAGCAGCATCTCCACCCACGTGACGGTGGGAACGTTCGCCTGGGTGAATGCCGTGGCGAACGTCTCCCATAAGCTGGCGGGGCTGGCCACCGTTGCCTCCTGGCTGCCGGGTAGGCATGGTTGGTGTCGACGTCGTCTGTACTGTCCCCAACGCTACCCGGCTGAGCTGGGTGAAGGCTTAATGGGCACGGGGGCCGGCGGCCGGGCCAGCGTTTAAAGCCGAAAGGCACGCCTGATGCGGCGTGCCTTTCGGGCGGGACCGGGCGAACCTGCCCCTCGGAAAGCTTCTGGACTAGCCTTCGCACTCGGTGCAGTAGCTGTGGCCGTCTTTTTGCCGGGCAATCTGGGACCGGTGGCGGACCAGGAAGCAGGAGTAGCAGGTGAATTCATCCTCAGCCTGGGGGATGACCTGGACTACGAGCTCCTCAGCGACGAATTCGCCGCCAGGGACCCCGGCGCCGTCCAGCCCGTCAGCCTCGTCCAACTCCTGCACAACACTGCGGGCGTCGGGAGCATTCGCTGACTGGAGCTGCTCGAGTGAGTTGTCCTGCGATTCCTTGACGTCGGAACGCAGTTCATCGTAATCGGTTGCCACTTTGGGTGCTTCTCTTTTCTTTGATTGGCTGTCGGGTATGAAACGTACAGCATCAAGCCGGTATTCCCCAACAGGGAGCGTAGATCCACTGCCGATTGGGTAAAGGTTCTAAGGAGCGGCCGCGGGTTTAGAACCGCTGTGCGGCTGCATGGGCAGTGGAGGGGCGGCCGGGCTGTTCCCTCCCGGTGACGGAAGGGGCGGTTTGTGGAGCAACTCACTGCAGAGTTTGGCGGTGCCGAACAAATTGGTGTGGGCGTCGGTCCCGTGCTGGAGAAGTTTGATGATGTGTCCAGG is a window from the Arthrobacter sp. NicSoilC5 genome containing:
- a CDS encoding glutathione S-transferase C-terminal domain-containing protein; its protein translation is MSQETESTTAATDHTNGHSTRGAYVTGGAEFTRDTNYIEDRITRDASPGSNGEPGWPVEAGRYRLIAARACPWANRTVIVRRLLGLEEAISLGQPGPTHDARSWTFDLDPGGVDPVLGIERLQEAYFKRFPGYPRGITVPAIVDVHSGEVVTNNFPQITLDFSTEWTEFHRPGAPELYPVHLREEIDQLNKRVFTEVNNGVYRCGFAGSQEAYDSAYQRLWTALDWLEERLSQQRYLVGDTITEADVRLFTTLARFDPVYHGHFKCNRQKLSEMPNLWGYARDLFQTPGFGDTIDFVQIKRHYYVVHEDINPTGIVPAGPDLFGWLTDHGRESLGGRPFGGGTPPGPVRPGEEVAAGHGAAA
- a CDS encoding M50 family metallopeptidase yields the protein MASPASLWETFATAFTQANVPTVTWVEMLLSVAAAVGLSIPRRSWRYFGLLATVTHELGHAFAALTSGQRLSGIRLRLDHSGTTTTYSRSRLAAAWSCFWGYPVPALAGAAFVWCGLNGWGPAAMAVSALVLAATLLFLRNLAGFVITGAAIGGAGSLTFLAPPPAVGHVAVIFGLALLVAAVRDLLKLTHVHLRRRDRLSSSDAYLLYRATSVPSGIWIGLFTLLVAGAWLVAWQPISVILLQGA
- a CDS encoding DUF4193 domain-containing protein, with protein sequence MATDYDELRSDVKESQDNSLEQLQSANAPDARSVVQELDEADGLDGAGVPGGEFVAEELVVQVIPQAEDEFTCYSCFLVRHRSQIARQKDGHSYCTECEG